The Micromonospora sp. NBC_01740 genome includes a window with the following:
- a CDS encoding DUF1360 domain-containing protein, protein MTALKEKVARLRQAYAPHEHRPLGGYLAAMGTYAGVTAGIAGLVRATGRPVPERPAPADVVLLSIATHKLSRLLTKDAVTSPLRAPFTRYDKPIGSGEVMEQVRDQGSSTRHAIGELLSCPFCLAVWVATGFTGGLVLAPRLTRLVATALTAVAASDFLQMAYAVAQQAAEGGDPDED, encoded by the coding sequence GTGACCGCCCTGAAGGAGAAGGTGGCGCGGCTGCGCCAGGCGTACGCGCCGCACGAACACCGACCGCTGGGCGGGTACCTGGCGGCGATGGGAACCTACGCCGGGGTGACCGCCGGCATCGCCGGTCTGGTCAGGGCGACCGGCCGTCCGGTGCCCGAGCGTCCCGCCCCGGCCGACGTGGTGCTGCTGAGCATCGCCACCCACAAGCTGAGCCGGCTGCTGACGAAGGACGCGGTGACGAGCCCCCTGCGGGCGCCGTTCACCCGGTACGACAAGCCGATCGGCAGCGGCGAGGTGATGGAGCAGGTCCGTGACCAGGGCAGCTCCACCCGGCACGCGATCGGGGAGCTGCTGAGCTGCCCGTTCTGCCTCGCCGTCTGGGTCGCCACCGGGTTCACCGGCGGCCTGGTGCTCGCCCCCCGGCTCACCCGTCTGGTGGCGACCGCGCTGACCGCCGTGGCCGCCTCGGACTTCCTCCAGATGGCGTACGCGGTGGCCCAGCAGGCCGCCGAGGGCGGCGACCCCGACGAGGACTGA
- a CDS encoding DUF6158 family protein, producing MMTGSVRQDDFGSPEQRMPEWDGDHVHDRASGEADPPDGELLGVDPAELADEDLIREMHSLHRTRLDTLRHAADSALANHLRRTAELETEYLARHPGREVDPSRLRDA from the coding sequence ATCATGACGGGATCGGTACGGCAGGACGACTTCGGCAGCCCGGAGCAGCGGATGCCCGAGTGGGACGGCGACCATGTCCACGACAGAGCCTCCGGCGAGGCGGATCCGCCCGACGGCGAGCTGCTCGGCGTCGACCCCGCCGAGCTGGCCGACGAGGACCTGATCCGGGAGATGCACAGTCTGCACCGGACCCGCCTGGACACCCTGCGCCACGCGGCGGACTCCGCGCTCGCCAACCATCTGCGGCGCACCGCCGAGTTGGAGACCGAATACCTGGCCCGGCACCCCGGCCGCGAGGTCGACCCGAGCCGGCTGCGGGACGCCTGA
- a CDS encoding DUF3817 domain-containing protein, which yields MGAALTRYRVIAWIVGVALILLVVIGMPMKYGFDDPILVETVGQAHGFLYMLYLVAAFDLSRRAGWPLKRMVLVMLAGTVPFVSFYAERRVSSWVTAEQSERTPEPVAG from the coding sequence GTGGGCGCAGCCCTGACCCGGTACCGAGTCATCGCCTGGATCGTCGGCGTGGCGCTGATCCTGCTGGTCGTGATCGGCATGCCGATGAAGTACGGCTTCGACGACCCGATCCTGGTGGAGACCGTGGGCCAGGCGCACGGCTTCCTCTACATGCTCTATCTGGTGGCCGCCTTCGACCTGTCCCGCCGGGCCGGCTGGCCGCTGAAGCGGATGGTCCTGGTGATGCTGGCCGGCACGGTGCCGTTCGTCTCCTTCTACGCGGAGCGCCGGGTCAGCTCCTGGGTGACGGCGGAACAGTCCGAGCGCACCCCGGAGCCGGTCGCCGGCTGA
- a CDS encoding DUF6232 family protein has translation MNPQGATRQTRSSRTTAQKNTLLYARPGIIVTVDRFTVGRNSWQVTELTHLQTGRGPHDRVAVRAVLVTGAMIGGVGLLLGFTGGLQRLTAGAYLVLGLVFLLPVLVALVGDRWRPPAYELWGRRRGDRVLLFSSDDERQFGQVTRALRRAREMNRYGGWEDPLASVDPWRPAR, from the coding sequence GTGAACCCTCAAGGCGCCACCCGACAGACGCGGTCATCGCGGACGACCGCGCAGAAGAACACCCTCCTCTACGCCCGACCCGGGATCATCGTGACGGTCGACCGCTTCACCGTCGGCCGCAACAGCTGGCAGGTCACCGAGCTGACCCACCTGCAGACCGGCCGCGGCCCGCACGACCGCGTCGCGGTACGGGCCGTCCTGGTCACCGGCGCCATGATCGGCGGCGTCGGCCTGCTGCTCGGCTTCACCGGCGGGCTGCAACGGCTCACCGCGGGGGCGTACCTCGTCCTGGGCCTGGTGTTCCTGCTGCCGGTGCTGGTCGCGCTGGTGGGGGACCGGTGGCGGCCGCCCGCGTACGAGCTGTGGGGCCGGCGCCGGGGCGACCGGGTGCTGCTGTTCAGCAGCGACGACGAGCGGCAGTTCGGCCAGGTCACCCGGGCCCTGCGCCGGGCCCGGGAGATGAACCGGTACGGCGGCTGGGAGGACCCGCTCGCCTCGGTCGACCCGTGGCGGCCCGCCCGGTGA
- a CDS encoding C40 family peptidase, with amino-acid sequence MSSLRNTLRALAVAVVSATLLAPAIPARAEPSPAELTRRIENSSSQLEHVVEAYNKLREEIKTNQAAVARVQSRIGPLEQETERSRADVGEMAVTAYKTGNNLSTAEALLRPGGADTLLDRLSMLDQLTRQRQAKISNFTGNQRRLLDEKTRLEVTLGRQAAQAREMTATKKRIEGDLAELYELRRQAYGRATEKPAARSDSAKEAPTVSGKAGVAVRYAYGALGKPYVWGADGPNGYDCSGLTSAAWRAAGKSLPHNTRMQWGAVAHISRSELRPGDLVFYSGLGHVGLYVGGGQVIDAPSAGRNVLKRGMNLMPIQGYGRVR; translated from the coding sequence TTGTCGTCCCTCAGGAACACGCTGCGCGCCCTGGCGGTCGCCGTGGTGTCGGCCACGCTGCTCGCCCCGGCGATACCCGCCCGGGCCGAACCGTCCCCCGCCGAGCTGACCCGGCGGATCGAGAATTCCTCCTCCCAGCTGGAGCACGTCGTCGAGGCGTACAACAAGCTCCGGGAGGAGATCAAGACCAACCAGGCCGCCGTCGCGCGGGTGCAGAGCCGCATCGGTCCGCTGGAGCAGGAGACCGAACGGAGCCGGGCGGACGTCGGCGAGATGGCGGTGACCGCGTACAAGACCGGCAACAACCTGAGCACCGCGGAGGCGCTGCTGCGTCCCGGCGGCGCCGACACCCTGCTCGACCGGCTGAGCATGCTCGACCAGCTCACGCGGCAGCGGCAGGCGAAGATCTCGAACTTCACGGGCAACCAGCGCCGGCTGCTCGACGAGAAGACCCGGCTGGAGGTCACGCTGGGCCGGCAGGCGGCGCAGGCCCGCGAGATGACCGCCACGAAGAAGCGGATCGAGGGCGACCTGGCCGAGCTCTACGAGCTGCGCCGGCAGGCGTACGGCCGGGCCACCGAGAAGCCGGCCGCCCGGTCCGACAGCGCGAAGGAGGCGCCGACGGTCTCCGGCAAGGCCGGCGTCGCGGTGCGGTACGCGTACGGCGCGCTCGGCAAGCCCTACGTCTGGGGGGCCGACGGGCCGAACGGCTACGACTGCTCGGGCCTGACCTCGGCGGCCTGGCGGGCGGCCGGCAAGTCACTGCCGCACAACACCCGGATGCAGTGGGGCGCGGTGGCCCACATCAGCCGCAGCGAACTGCGCCCCGGCGACCTCGTCTTCTACAGCGGGCTCGGACACGTGGGCCTCTACGTCGGCGGTGGTCAGGTGATCGACGCGCCGAGCGCCGGGCGCAACGTGCTCAAACGGGGCATGAACCTGATGCCCATCCAGGGCTACGGTCGGGTCCGCTGA
- a CDS encoding sigma-70 family RNA polymerase sigma factor, translating into MARNRATGASEGTVGNVDKNIGMRTDEVAEERDLVGVYLHEISRTPLLDAAKEVDLSKAIEAGLYAEHLLGADRVPAGADRDDLERLVAEGERAKDLFIRANLRLVVSIARRYVRSGMPMLDLIQEGNTGLVRAVEKFDYVRGYKFSTYATWWIRQAISRAIAQQERTVRLPVHLVEDVNRMRNVARQLTRELGSDPEPEQIAASLGVTVERVNELVRWSQDTVSLDTPVGDDGDTNLGDLVADSDAPSPEEIVLTGLERQRIEGLLNHLDDRSAGIMRARYGLEDGREHSLTEVASRFSLSRERIRQLEIQALGRLRELARAEGLQAA; encoded by the coding sequence ATGGCAAGGAACCGGGCAACCGGCGCGAGCGAGGGGACCGTGGGCAACGTGGACAAGAACATCGGCATGCGAACCGACGAGGTTGCCGAGGAGCGCGACCTGGTCGGCGTCTACCTTCACGAGATCTCCCGGACGCCACTGCTGGACGCCGCCAAGGAGGTCGACCTCTCCAAGGCCATCGAGGCCGGCCTCTACGCCGAGCACCTGCTCGGTGCGGACCGCGTCCCCGCCGGCGCCGACCGGGACGACCTGGAGCGGCTGGTCGCCGAGGGTGAGCGGGCCAAGGACCTGTTCATCCGGGCCAACCTGCGACTGGTCGTGTCGATCGCCCGCCGCTACGTGCGTTCGGGCATGCCCATGCTGGATCTGATCCAGGAGGGCAACACCGGCCTGGTGCGGGCGGTCGAGAAGTTCGACTACGTGCGCGGCTACAAGTTCTCCACCTACGCGACCTGGTGGATCCGCCAGGCGATCAGCCGGGCGATCGCCCAGCAGGAGCGCACCGTGCGACTGCCGGTGCACCTGGTCGAGGACGTCAACCGGATGCGCAACGTGGCCCGGCAGCTCACCCGTGAGCTGGGCAGCGACCCGGAGCCGGAGCAGATCGCGGCGTCCCTCGGGGTCACCGTGGAGCGGGTCAACGAGTTGGTCCGCTGGTCGCAGGACACCGTCTCGCTGGACACCCCGGTGGGCGACGACGGCGACACCAACCTCGGTGACCTGGTCGCCGACAGCGACGCGCCGTCGCCGGAGGAGATCGTCCTGACGGGGCTGGAGCGGCAGCGGATCGAGGGTCTGCTCAACCACCTCGACGACCGTTCGGCCGGCATCATGCGGGCCCGCTACGGGCTCGAGGACGGCCGGGAGCACTCCCTCACCGAGGTGGCCTCGCGGTTCTCGCTCTCCCGGGAGCGGATCCGGCAGCTGGAGATCCAGGCGCTCGGTCGGCTCCGCGAGCTGGCCCGGGCCGAGGGCCTACAGGCGGCCTGA
- a CDS encoding N-acetylmuramic acid 6-phosphate etherase: MTAGAVEPHEVTTPVTARPVIRVGAPTERRNPLSADLDLMSTRDVLTVINEADRRVPGAVAAVLDEIAATVDLAVTALRGGHRVHYFGAGTSGRLGVLDAAELAPTFNSPRHWFCAHIAGGPEAMWRAVEDAEDDDRGGAAEAADCVRAGDLVVGLAASGRTPYVLGALAASSAKGASTVLLCANPEAQAARSVDVFIGVDTGPEVVTGSTRMKAGTAQKLVLNTFSTAVMVRLGRVYSNLMIDMVATNAKLRGRMISILIEATGCSEEICRRALNEADGDMKVALVSLVSGVEVSAARAALARSADQVRGALALLAS, translated from the coding sequence ATGACGGCGGGCGCGGTGGAACCCCACGAGGTGACGACCCCGGTGACGGCCCGGCCGGTGATCCGGGTCGGCGCGCCGACGGAGCGGCGCAACCCGCTCAGCGCGGACCTCGACCTCATGTCGACCCGGGACGTGCTCACGGTCATCAACGAGGCGGACCGGCGGGTGCCCGGCGCCGTCGCGGCCGTCCTCGACGAGATCGCGGCGACGGTGGACCTGGCGGTGACCGCCCTGCGCGGCGGGCACCGGGTGCACTACTTCGGCGCCGGCACCTCCGGCCGGCTCGGCGTGCTCGACGCCGCCGAGCTGGCGCCCACCTTCAACTCGCCCCGGCACTGGTTCTGCGCCCACATCGCGGGCGGGCCGGAGGCCATGTGGCGGGCGGTCGAGGACGCCGAGGACGACGACCGGGGCGGTGCGGCGGAGGCCGCCGACTGCGTGCGGGCCGGGGACCTGGTGGTCGGGCTCGCCGCCAGCGGACGCACGCCGTACGTCCTGGGGGCGCTCGCCGCGTCGAGTGCCAAGGGGGCCTCGACCGTGCTGCTCTGTGCCAACCCGGAGGCGCAGGCCGCCCGGTCGGTGGACGTCTTCATCGGGGTGGACACCGGACCGGAGGTCGTCACCGGGTCGACCCGGATGAAGGCGGGCACCGCGCAGAAGCTGGTGCTGAACACGTTCTCCACGGCCGTGATGGTCCGGCTGGGCCGGGTCTACTCGAATCTCATGATCGACATGGTCGCCACCAACGCCAAGCTCCGGGGCCGGATGATCTCGATCCTGATCGAGGCGACAGGCTGCTCGGAGGAGATCTGCCGGCGGGCCCTGAACGAGGCCGACGGCGACATGAAGGTGGCGCTGGTCTCGCTCGTCTCCGGGGTGGAGGTGTCCGCCGCGCGGGCCGCCCTGGCCCGCTCCGCCGACCAGGTCCGCGGCGCCCTGGCCCTGCTCGCCTCCTGA
- a CDS encoding MurR/RpiR family transcriptional regulator → MAKSPKISASHEPGGLIVHISGLLPSLSPAEQRVARLVVADPAAASRRTITDLATAAETSEATVIRFCRSVGMDGYPQLRIRLAAEAARRIEPPDARVVGGDIPPGADLAQIIATIAFNDARAVEETAEQLDPAICEQVVDAIAGAGRIDVYGAGASGFVASDFQQKLHRIGRTAFYFPDVHTALTSAALLGRGDVAVGISHTGTTSDVIEVLEQARARGAATVALTNFPRSPITEVADFVLTTAARETTYRSGAMASRLAQLTVVDCLFVGVAARNRSRARKALEATAEAVRSHRVGPGRRRA, encoded by the coding sequence GTGGCGAAGAGTCCGAAGATTTCTGCGAGTCACGAGCCGGGTGGGCTTATCGTCCACATCAGCGGCCTGCTCCCGTCGTTGTCGCCGGCCGAGCAGCGGGTCGCCCGGCTGGTGGTCGCCGACCCGGCCGCCGCCTCGCGTCGGACCATCACCGACCTCGCCACCGCCGCCGAGACATCCGAGGCGACCGTCATCCGGTTCTGCCGATCGGTCGGCATGGACGGCTACCCGCAGCTGCGGATCCGGCTCGCCGCCGAGGCCGCCCGCCGGATCGAGCCGCCCGACGCGCGGGTCGTCGGCGGCGACATTCCGCCCGGGGCCGACCTCGCCCAGATCATCGCGACCATCGCCTTCAACGACGCGCGGGCCGTCGAGGAGACGGCCGAGCAGCTCGACCCGGCGATCTGCGAGCAGGTCGTCGACGCCATCGCGGGCGCCGGCAGGATCGACGTCTACGGGGCGGGCGCCAGCGGCTTCGTCGCCTCGGACTTCCAGCAGAAGCTGCACCGCATCGGCCGCACCGCCTTCTACTTCCCGGACGTGCACACCGCGCTGACGTCGGCCGCGCTGCTCGGGCGGGGCGACGTCGCGGTCGGCATCTCGCACACCGGCACCACCTCCGACGTGATCGAGGTGCTGGAACAGGCGCGGGCCCGGGGGGCGGCCACGGTGGCGCTCACCAACTTCCCCCGGTCGCCGATCACCGAGGTGGCCGACTTCGTGCTCACCACGGCCGCCCGCGAGACCACCTACCGCTCGGGCGCGATGGCGAGCCGGCTGGCCCAGCTCACCGTCGTCGACTGCCTCTTCGTCGGGGTGGCCGCGCGCAACCGGTCCCGGGCCAGGAAGGCCCTCGAAGCGACAGCCGAGGCGGTCCGGTCGCACCGGGTCGGCCCGGGACGGAGGCGGGCATGA
- a CDS encoding dTMP kinase gives MSRSPGARRGRARLRAVALIGIDGSGKTTQAHRLADALTAAGRPATYHRNAGGRRWLGRLAHRLGRPDAQRLVGRSGMLAVESVLRWLAIALALLSCLATGRVAVMDRYSACQYASIRAHGGQRWERLARAGYRMFPRPQLTFLLTVDPAEAYRRIEQRGTDHESMRYLTAADTAYRTLPEYPTFVVVDAGRPPEEVSRLIQAHLAGWLASSADGRDGRPTDDRDGRAPDGRDVRSAVVPAPPGAEPVAIGRLSA, from the coding sequence GTGTCCAGATCACCGGGGGCGCGGCGCGGCAGGGCCCGATTGCGCGCCGTCGCCCTGATCGGCATCGACGGCTCGGGCAAGACCACCCAGGCGCACCGGCTCGCCGACGCGCTCACCGCGGCGGGCCGCCCCGCCACCTACCACCGCAACGCCGGCGGGCGGCGCTGGCTGGGCCGCCTCGCGCACCGCCTCGGCCGTCCGGACGCACAGCGCCTCGTCGGGCGCAGCGGCATGCTGGCGGTGGAGTCCGTGCTCCGCTGGCTGGCGATCGCCCTCGCCCTGCTCAGCTGCCTGGCCACCGGCCGGGTCGCGGTGATGGACCGCTACTCCGCCTGCCAGTACGCGAGCATCCGGGCGCACGGGGGCCAGCGCTGGGAGCGGCTGGCCCGCGCCGGCTACCGGATGTTCCCGCGACCGCAGCTGACCTTCCTGCTGACCGTCGATCCCGCCGAGGCGTACCGGCGGATCGAGCAGCGCGGCACCGACCACGAGAGCATGCGCTACCTGACCGCCGCCGACACCGCGTACCGGACCCTGCCGGAGTATCCGACCTTCGTCGTGGTGGACGCCGGGCGCCCGCCGGAGGAGGTCTCCCGGCTGATCCAGGCCCACCTGGCGGGCTGGCTGGCGTCGTCCGCCGACGGTCGCGACGGCCGGCCGACCGACGATCGCGACGGCCGGGCGCCCGACGGGCGGGACGTGCGGTCCGCCGTCGTGCCCGCGCCGCCGGGCGCGGAACCGGTCGCGATCGGCCGGCTGAGCGCCTGA
- a CDS encoding nucleotidyltransferase family protein, with translation MPGTGVGSAAHHHRRETPMAERGDESLVHTLKKVAAVLKQEEIPFALGGSFAVYAHGGHSSDHDVDFLIREVDVERSLEALVAAGFTAERPPEDWLVKVFDDGRMVDLIHRPIETPVTEETFADTVVRPVDAIHMPVLSASQLMVHKLLSFSQHYCDFARGLPLARSLREQIDWERVRKETQHSPYAEAFLVLLDRLEVVPHSGTGEGEGTP, from the coding sequence ATGCCGGGTACCGGAGTTGGATCAGCCGCCCACCACCATCGACGGGAGACGCCAATGGCAGAGCGCGGGGACGAGAGCCTGGTGCACACGTTGAAGAAGGTCGCCGCCGTGCTCAAGCAGGAAGAGATTCCCTTCGCGCTCGGGGGCAGCTTCGCGGTGTACGCCCACGGCGGTCACTCCAGCGACCACGACGTCGACTTCCTCATCCGGGAGGTCGACGTGGAACGGTCCCTCGAGGCGCTGGTCGCGGCGGGCTTCACCGCCGAGCGGCCGCCCGAGGACTGGCTGGTCAAGGTGTTCGACGACGGTCGCATGGTGGACCTGATCCACCGGCCGATCGAGACGCCGGTCACGGAGGAGACGTTCGCCGACACGGTCGTGCGGCCGGTCGACGCGATCCACATGCCGGTGCTCTCGGCCAGCCAGCTCATGGTGCACAAGCTGCTGAGCTTCTCGCAGCACTACTGCGACTTCGCCCGGGGCCTGCCGCTGGCCCGATCCCTGCGGGAGCAGATCGACTGGGAACGGGTACGCAAGGAGACGCAGCACTCCCCGTACGCGGAGGCGTTCCTGGTGCTGCTGGACCGGCTGGAAGTGGTGCCGCACTCCGGCACCGGCGAGGGAGAGGGGACACCGTGA
- a CDS encoding metallophosphoesterase family protein yields the protein MVIRIAAVGDVHLDEDVVGRFRPALDELPEHADVLLLAGDLTRHGTESEARCVATEFGGLGVPVVTVLGNHDHQCDQVPQVVKVLEDAGITVLEGDGVVLDCAGGRLGVAGVKGFGGGFAGRCASDFGEPEMKAFVRTTTQSADALSAALRGLECDVLVALTHYAPVPDTLAGEPLEIYPFLGSYQLGQAIDSAPTALALHGHAHAGSERGTTPGGVRVRNVAHPVIKQAYSVFHLGDHLDHAQVSGVGGSGIQQTWS from the coding sequence ATGGTGATCCGGATCGCCGCCGTGGGCGACGTGCATCTGGACGAGGACGTGGTCGGCCGGTTCCGGCCGGCACTGGACGAGCTGCCCGAGCACGCCGACGTGCTGTTGCTCGCCGGCGACCTGACCCGGCACGGGACGGAGTCGGAGGCCCGGTGCGTGGCCACCGAGTTCGGCGGGCTGGGCGTGCCGGTGGTGACCGTGCTGGGCAATCACGACCACCAGTGCGACCAGGTGCCGCAGGTGGTCAAGGTGCTCGAGGACGCCGGGATCACCGTGCTGGAGGGCGACGGCGTCGTGCTGGACTGCGCCGGCGGCCGACTGGGTGTGGCCGGGGTGAAGGGGTTCGGCGGGGGGTTCGCCGGCCGCTGCGCCAGCGACTTCGGCGAGCCGGAGATGAAGGCGTTCGTCCGGACCACCACCCAGAGCGCGGACGCCCTGTCCGCCGCCCTGCGGGGACTGGAGTGCGACGTGCTGGTGGCGCTGACCCACTACGCGCCGGTGCCCGACACGCTCGCCGGTGAGCCGCTGGAGATCTACCCGTTCCTGGGCTCGTACCAGCTCGGGCAGGCGATCGACTCGGCGCCGACCGCGCTGGCCCTGCACGGGCACGCGCACGCCGGCTCCGAGCGGGGCACCACGCCCGGCGGGGTACGCGTCCGCAACGTCGCCCACCCCGTGATCAAGCAGGCGTACAGCGTCTTCCACCTGGGCGACCACCTCGATCACGCACAGGTTTCCGGCGTCGGCGGGTCGGGTATTCAGCAAACATGGAGCTGA
- a CDS encoding GPGG-motif small membrane protein produces the protein MELILWILAVVLVVAGILALFRRQILWGIVLIVVGLLVGPGGASIFN, from the coding sequence ATGGAGCTGATTCTCTGGATTCTCGCAGTCGTACTCGTGGTCGCCGGCATCCTCGCGCTGTTCCGGCGGCAGATCCTGTGGGGCATCGTCCTCATCGTGGTCGGCCTGCTCGTCGGGCCGGGTGGTGCGAGCATCTTCAATTGA
- a CDS encoding TspO/MBR family protein has protein sequence MEMSRSAERTGGARQWWALLGFGAAVFVAAAIGGLGVQGTSAEYASLEQPAWAPPSWLFGPVWSLLYAMIAVAGWLVWRRVGFGPALWAWIAQLVLNAVWTPLFFGAGRYGLAFAEILLMWVAIGVTVALFRKVSRPATLLMLPYWAWVTFAAALNFAIWRLNS, from the coding sequence ATGGAGATGTCCAGGAGCGCGGAACGGACCGGCGGGGCCCGGCAGTGGTGGGCGCTGCTCGGCTTCGGGGCGGCGGTGTTCGTCGCCGCGGCGATCGGCGGGCTCGGCGTGCAGGGCACCTCGGCCGAGTACGCGAGCCTCGAACAGCCCGCCTGGGCTCCCCCGTCCTGGCTCTTCGGACCGGTCTGGAGCCTTCTCTACGCGATGATCGCGGTGGCCGGCTGGCTGGTCTGGCGGCGGGTCGGCTTCGGCCCGGCCCTCTGGGCGTGGATCGCCCAGCTGGTGCTCAACGCCGTCTGGACGCCGCTCTTCTTCGGCGCCGGCCGCTACGGGCTGGCGTTCGCCGAGATCCTGCTGATGTGGGTGGCGATCGGCGTGACGGTCGCGCTCTTCCGCAAGGTGTCCCGCCCGGCGACCCTGCTGATGCTGCCCTACTGGGCGTGGGTCACCTTCGCGGCCGCCCTCAACTTCGCGATCTGGCGCCTGAACAGCTGA
- a CDS encoding peptidoglycan DD-metalloendopeptidase family protein, whose translation MGKRWLGLLAAGLLAVGALVVPAAPAMAAPTFKVPFPCGQSWSGQTRTNHSPAYSLDFNRTDDLGDAVVASAPGTVDRVTDLGGTSYGKYVRISHAGGYHTYYAHLNGFNVSVGQAVGYGKVIGWVGSTGGSTGPHLHYEQRLNGADIQVRFNGALALYWGTKNYSSDNGCGSSAGSGTVNTTSGIALTVRSGPGTGYAAVGTVADGARVTIQCQTSGTSVTGTYGTSTIWDRIGSGRFISDSYVYTGSDGYIPGVPRC comes from the coding sequence ATGGGCAAGCGCTGGTTGGGCCTGCTGGCGGCCGGTCTGCTGGCTGTGGGCGCGCTGGTCGTCCCGGCGGCCCCGGCGATGGCGGCCCCCACGTTCAAGGTCCCGTTCCCGTGCGGGCAGTCCTGGTCCGGTCAGACCCGGACCAACCACAGCCCGGCGTACTCGCTCGACTTCAACCGCACCGACGACCTCGGTGACGCGGTGGTGGCGAGCGCGCCCGGCACCGTCGACCGGGTCACGGATCTCGGCGGCACCAGTTACGGAAAGTACGTCCGGATCAGCCACGCGGGTGGTTACCACACCTACTACGCCCACCTGAACGGCTTCAACGTCTCCGTGGGCCAGGCGGTCGGCTACGGCAAGGTCATCGGCTGGGTCGGCAGCACCGGCGGCTCCACCGGCCCGCACCTGCACTACGAGCAGCGGCTCAACGGCGCCGACATCCAGGTGCGGTTCAACGGCGCGCTCGCCCTCTACTGGGGCACGAAGAACTACTCCAGCGACAACGGCTGCGGCAGCAGCGCCGGCTCCGGCACGGTCAACACCACCAGCGGGATCGCGCTGACCGTGCGGTCCGGCCCCGGCACCGGCTACGCCGCCGTCGGCACGGTCGCCGACGGCGCCCGGGTGACCATCCAGTGCCAGACCAGCGGCACCAGCGTCACCGGCACCTACGGCACCAGCACGATCTGGGACCGGATCGGCTCCGGCCGCTTCATCTCCGACTCCTACGTCTACACCGGCTCCGACGGCTACATCCCCGGCGTACCCCGCTGCTGA